The proteins below come from a single Mycobacterium parmense genomic window:
- a CDS encoding sensor histidine kinase: MTVFSALLLAGVLSVVALAAGVAAGRRLSSRAVQHRQQTTTEWSGITVAQMLQRIVALMPMGAAVVDSHRDVVYLNERARELGLVRDRQLDDQAWQAAQQALAGVVAEFDLRPAKRAPGRSGLSVHGQARLLSEEDRRFAVVFVHDQSDYARMEATRRDFVANVSHELKTPVGAMALLAEALLASADDSETVRRFAEKVLVEANRLGDMVAELIELSRLQGAERLPNVTEVEVDTVVSEAISRHKVAADNADIEIRTDSPAGLRVLGDETLLVTALANLVSNAIAYSPPGSPVSISRRRRGDNIEIAVTDRGIGIALEDQERVFERFFRGDKARSRATGGSGLGLAIVKHVAANHNGSIGVWSKPGTGSTFTLSIPAFKDGDEVNEPQRGREVRPSRPHREEELSR; this comes from the coding sequence GTGACTGTGTTCTCGGCGCTGTTGCTGGCCGGGGTTTTGTCGGTCGTCGCGCTGGCCGCAGGTGTTGCGGCCGGGAGGCGGCTGTCATCTCGGGCGGTGCAACACCGTCAGCAGACGACCACTGAGTGGAGCGGAATCACAGTCGCCCAGATGCTGCAACGGATCGTGGCCCTGATGCCGATGGGAGCCGCGGTCGTGGACTCGCACCGCGACGTCGTCTACCTCAACGAACGGGCCAGGGAACTGGGCTTGGTCCGCGACCGGCAGCTCGACGACCAGGCCTGGCAGGCGGCCCAGCAGGCGCTCGCCGGGGTGGTGGCGGAGTTCGACCTGCGGCCCGCGAAACGCGCACCGGGCCGGTCCGGGCTGTCGGTGCACGGGCAGGCCCGACTGCTCAGCGAAGAAGACCGGCGGTTCGCGGTGGTGTTCGTCCACGACCAGTCCGACTACGCGCGCATGGAGGCGACGCGGCGCGACTTCGTGGCCAACGTCAGCCACGAGCTCAAAACCCCGGTCGGGGCCATGGCGCTGCTGGCCGAGGCGCTGCTGGCGTCGGCCGACGACTCCGAAACCGTGCGGCGATTCGCCGAGAAGGTGCTCGTGGAGGCCAACCGGCTGGGCGACATGGTCGCCGAGCTTATCGAGCTGTCTCGGCTGCAGGGCGCAGAACGGCTGCCCAACGTCACCGAGGTCGAGGTGGACACCGTTGTGTCCGAAGCGATTTCGCGCCACAAGGTGGCTGCCGACAACGCCGACATCGAGATCCGCACCGACTCCCCGGCCGGCTTGCGGGTCCTGGGTGACGAGACCCTGCTGGTGACCGCATTGGCGAACCTGGTCTCCAACGCGATCGCGTACTCGCCTCCGGGGTCGCCGGTATCGATCAGCCGTCGTCGCCGCGGCGACAACATCGAGATCGCCGTCACCGACCGCGGCATCGGGATCGCCCTGGAAGACCAGGAGCGCGTCTTCGAGCGGTTCTTCCGCGGCGACAAGGCGCGGTCCCGCGCCACCGGGGGCAGCGGGCTGGGCCTGGCCATCGTCAAACACGTCGCGGCCAACCACAACGGCAGCATCGGTGTGTGGAGCAAGCCCGGAACCGGGTCGACCTTCACCCTGTCCATCCCCGCCTTCAAGGACGGCGACGAGGTAAACGAGC
- a CDS encoding phosphoglyceromutase, translating into MGETATLVLLRHGESEWNASNQFTGWVDVDLTEKGRAEAVRSGELMAESDLLPDVLYTSLLRRAITTAHLALDTADRLWIPVRRSWRLNERHYGALQGLNKAETKARYGDEQFMAWRRSYDTPPPPIERGSRYSQDSDPRYANIGGGPLTECLADVVARFLPYFTDVVVPDLRSGKTVLMVAHGNSLRALVKYLDGMSDEAVVDLNIPTGIPLRYDLDGDLRPVVPGGTYLDPEAAAVGAAAVAGQGRG; encoded by the coding sequence ATGGGTGAAACGGCCACGTTGGTGCTACTGCGCCACGGTGAGAGCGAATGGAACGCCAGCAACCAGTTCACCGGCTGGGTCGACGTCGACCTGACCGAGAAGGGCCGCGCCGAGGCGGTGCGCAGCGGCGAGTTGATGGCCGAAAGCGACCTGTTGCCCGACGTCCTGTACACCTCCCTGCTGCGCCGCGCGATCACCACCGCCCACCTGGCGCTGGACACCGCCGACCGGCTGTGGATCCCGGTGCGGCGCAGTTGGCGGCTCAACGAGCGGCACTACGGGGCGCTGCAGGGGCTGAACAAGGCCGAGACCAAAGCCCGCTACGGCGACGAGCAGTTCATGGCGTGGCGGCGCAGCTATGACACGCCGCCACCGCCGATCGAGAGGGGCAGCCGCTACAGCCAGGACTCCGACCCCCGCTACGCGAACATCGGCGGCGGCCCGCTTACCGAGTGCCTGGCCGACGTGGTCGCCCGGTTCCTGCCGTACTTCACCGACGTGGTCGTCCCGGATCTGCGGTCTGGCAAGACGGTGCTGATGGTCGCACACGGGAACTCCCTGCGCGCCCTGGTCAAATATCTCGACGGGATGTCCGACGAGGCGGTGGTCGACTTGAACATCCCGACCGGTATCCCGCTGCGCTACGACCTCGACGGCGACCTGCGGCCGGTGGTCCCGGGCGGCACCTACCTCGATCCGGAGGCGGCGGCCGTGGGTGCCGCCGCGGTCGCGGGCCAGGGGCGCGGCTGA
- a CDS encoding type III secretion system chaperone family protein has product MNSTVEAVIEGALQASDLNYSKQAGAHGGPSGLVVELPGERKLKTNTILSIGEHSVRVEAFVCRKPDENHEGVYRFLLKRNRRLYGVAYTLDNVGDIYLVGRMSLASVDADEIDRVLGQVLEAVDSDFNTLLELGFRSSIQKEWEWRVSRGESLKNLQAFAHLIDEDDQDD; this is encoded by the coding sequence ATGAACTCCACAGTCGAAGCCGTCATCGAGGGTGCGTTGCAGGCGAGCGACCTCAACTACTCGAAACAGGCTGGGGCACACGGTGGCCCGTCGGGCCTGGTGGTGGAGCTGCCCGGTGAGCGGAAGCTGAAGACCAACACCATTTTGAGCATCGGCGAACACTCGGTGCGCGTCGAGGCCTTCGTGTGCCGCAAGCCCGACGAGAACCACGAGGGCGTCTACCGGTTCCTGCTCAAACGCAACCGCCGGCTCTACGGTGTGGCCTACACGCTGGACAACGTCGGCGACATCTACCTGGTGGGCCGGATGTCGCTGGCCTCGGTCGACGCCGACGAGATCGACCGAGTGCTCGGGCAGGTGCTCGAGGCGGTCGACTCCGACTTCAATACGTTGCTGGAGTTGGGCTTTCGTTCGTCGATCCAGAAGGAGTGGGAGTGGCGGGTGTCTCGCGGCGAATCGCTGAAGAACCTGCAGGCGTTCGCGCATCTGATCGACGAGGACGACCAAGACGACTGA